Part of the Deltaproteobacteria bacterium genome, ATGGATGCGGCGCACCCTCAGAAAAGACCCTCTACCTGGCCTTGGGCGTTGATGTGGATGCTCTCGGCGGCCGGCGTTTTGGGCAGGCCCGGCATGGTCATCATGTCGCCGCAAATGGCCACCACGAACTCGGCGCCCGCGGACAGGCGCAGTTCGCGCACCTGCACCTCGTGGCCCTCCGGAGCGCCCTTGAGGGCAGGGTCGGTGGAGAAACTGTACTGGGTCTTGGCCATGCACACCGGATAGTGGCCGT contains:
- a CDS encoding formate--tetrahydrofolate ligase is translated as GHYPVCMAKTQYSFSTDPALKGAPEGHEVQVRELRLSAGAEFVVAICGDMMTMPGLPKTPAAESIHINAQGQVEGLF